The proteins below come from a single Aegilops tauschii subsp. strangulata cultivar AL8/78 chromosome 6, Aet v6.0, whole genome shotgun sequence genomic window:
- the LOC109781729 gene encoding uncharacterized protein: protein MKRQFVNLVTRNWTEGFYSVRRIDPYRNFFYGSAEAAAVEVAKKKESFPATQMQELPTPSINFESFPAMQIQELPTPSINIAAIDVPGSTLDMFGLFTPRATSEGRMVYVNTMGDAGLYDADNRIHTCLGRLNKPKGHRPMCLSVAHPDADEEDRMYVLDSNPRKGAQQCFEVLQRTPRKWRNNLLPQWHWRLLSPPPFVHQPGYQPSFITSFTTMVDGDGVSTIYISGDGGIGTYSFETPRDQYSEPRGWSHVGEWMLPFRGRAQYVPEFNLWFGFSALNPNHLCATDLSAMYNGQQPTAPKVWEDLNLPEGEAWLPKQLELLPLGGGKFLIAKTFAAGLLGGYFSLLTGIEMIPSDGGDRQALQMVKHKCARLVFMDEVLEWVL from the coding sequence ATGAAGAGGCAGTTTGTAAATCTTGTGACGCGGAACTGGACGGAAGGCTTCTATTCTGTGCGCCGCATCGATCCTTACCGTAATTTCTTCTACGGTTCAGCAGAAGCAGCAGCCGTTGAAGTAGCCAAGAAGAAGGAATCTTTCCCAGCGACGCAGATGCAGGAGCTGCCGACCCCAAGCATCAACTTCGAGTCGTTTCCAGCGATGCAGATCCAGGAGCTGCCGACCCCAAGCATCAACATCGCTGCAATAGATGTTCCTGGATCCACCCTCGATATGTTCGGGCTCTTCACCCCCCGCGCCACCAGCGAAGGCAGAATGGTGTATGTCAATACGATGGGCGATGCGGGGCTGTATGACGCCGACAATCGTATCCACACCTGCCTAGGCCGCCTCAACAAGCCCAAGGGACACAGACCCATGTGCCTGTCCGTGGCGCACCCTGACGCCGACGAAGAAGACAGAATGTATGTCCTGGATTCGAACCCCAGGAAGGGCGCCCAACAATGCTTTGAGGTCCTTCAGCGCACGCCCAGAAAATGGAGGAACAACTTGTTGCCGCAATGGCATTGGCGACTTCTATCGCCGCCTCCCTTTGTCCACCAACCTGGGTACCAACCATCCTTTATTACCTCCTTCACCACCATGGTCGATGGCGACGGTGTCTCCACAATCTACATATCAGGCGATGGCGGCATCGGCACCTACAGCTTCGAGACACCGCGCGACCAGTATAGTGAGCCTCGAGGATGGAGTCACGTCGGGGAATGGATGCTGCCCTTTCGTGGTAGAGCTCAGTACGTCCCTGAGTTCAATCTGTGGTTTGGCTTCTCAGCCTTAAACCCCAACCACCTGTGTGCTACGGACCTCTCTGCCATGTACAATGGACAGCAGCCCACTGCGCCCAAAGTATGGGAAGATCTGAACCTGCCTGAGGGAGAGGCGTGGCTTCCAAAACAGCTCGAGCTTCTCCCCCTGGGTGGCGGCAAGTTTCTCATTGCTAAGACCTTTGCAGCAGGACTGTTAGGTGGGTACTTTTCTCTGCTCACCGGCATAGAGATGATCCCTAGCGACGGTGGTGACCGACAGGCCCTTCAGATGGTCAAGCACAAGTGTGCACGTCTTGTCTTCATGGATGAGGTGCTTGAGTGGGTGCTCTGA